GCGTCGATCTAGGGGCCAATAGAAGACGTGTGCACGCGGCACGGCAGCGCGAAAGACTTGGAGTCCGTCGAATGCCGTGACGCTTCTCGAGCTGGACCAGATCCTCCCGCTTGTTGTTCAGGATCCAGCTCGCGACATCGGGAGGCAGCGCCATCCGCATCCGGCCGAAGTCGCCGCGCAGGCAGCGCGCCTGGAGCTTCCTCAAGGCGGCCAATCCCGCCGGCTCGATGTTCTTGATCAGACCGAACCCTTCGCACGCGGGGCAAGTGGCGTACGACGCGCCGAGCTTCTCGCCCTTGATCCGCTGGCGGGCGATCTCCATGAGGCCGAGCTTCGAGATGCGCGTGATGTCGTACTTGGCCCGGTCGGTGCGCATGGCGTCGCGCATCGCCTTCTCGACCTTCTTCTGGTTGCGCGTCGCCACCATGTCGATGTAATCCACGACGACCAGGCCCCCGAGGTCGCGGAGCCGGAACTGCCGGCCGATCTCCGCCGCCGCTTCGAGATTCGTCGCGAGCGCGTTCTCTTCCGCGTCCCCCTGCCGGTTGGAGCGGGCGCTGTTCACGTCGATGGCAGTGAGCGCCTCGGTCCCGTCGATCACGATCTCGCCGCCGGACTTCAGCGGGAGCCGGCGCTTGTAGATGCTCTCGATCTGGTCCTCGAGGTTGAACTTGCTGAACAGCGGACGGTCCCCGGAGTGCAGCTTGACGATCTTCGCCTTGCCGGGCATCACGTCTCGGACGAACTCCAGCGCCCGCTCGTAGGTTTCCGGGCTGTCGATCCAGACCTCGCCGATCTCCGGCGTGAAGTAGTCGCGGATGGTGCGGATCACGAGGTCCCGCTCCCGGTAGACGAGGCCCGGAAAGTCCGTCGCCTTCGACGCGCGCTGAATGGACTCCCAGAGCCGGAGGAGGTAGCGAAGATCGCGCTGCAGCTCGACCTTGGTCTGCCCGAGCCCGGCGGTCCTGACGATCAGGCCGAAGCCCTCGGGGGGCTTGAGCTCGTCGACGAGCTTGCGGAGCTGGTCGCGCTGCGACGCGTCCTCGATCTTGCGGGAGACCCCGGCGGAGTCGACGCCGGGCATGAGCACCAGGTACCTGCCGGGGAGGGAGAAGTAGGTCGTGACGGTCGGCGGCTTCCCGGCGAACGGCTCCCGGACGACCTGCACCAGGAGCCTCTGGCCGGGGTGCAGGTGCTGCCCGATCCGGCCGCGCGCCCGGCTGTCGCCGCGGGACGGAAGGAGCTTGAAGTTGACCTCGTCGAGCGGCAGGAACCCCTTGAGGTCGGACGACAGCTTGAGGAACGCGGCCTCGAGAGATGGGTGGACGTTCTCGACCACCGCGTTGTGGATGTTCCCCTTGATGTTGGTCCGATTGATCGTCTCGATCTCGTACTGGGCGAGGACGCCGTCCTCGAGGATCGCGACGCGGGACTCCTCGACGTGCGTCACGTTGACGAGCATGACTTTCGACATGGATGAGCGGATCTCCCCGGTTCCTGCCGCCGCGTCCGGTCTGGCCCGACCCATGGCTCAGGTCCGCCGCGGCACCGGGGCCCCTTTTGGCGGGCCACTCCTGTGCGCCTCGGCGGGCGGGCTCCTATGCTGGACTACCCGGCGCCCCGCGCCGCCGGCAACCTCCCCGGAGTCGGAACCGGGTTCCCGGGGGTGCAGCGCGGCCCTGGCGAGATTGCCGGCCGCGACCGGCGCGGACGGGGGGACTATAACACGGTGGGGAGCGATACGCTTCTCTTTCCGGGACGGCGGGTTCGAGGACTCGGGCCGTCTACGCGGCGCGCGTCTCCGCCTTGCGCAGCTCCCGACGGAACTGGTAGGAGAACGCCTTCCGCATCGCCGCGAGCTTGAGCTCGCCGAGCCAGAAGCGGCCCGGGCGGTCGGAGAGCCAGCGCCCCTCCTCGGGGAGCATCACGAGGGAGACGTGGACGTTCGGGGCCACGCCGATCGGGAGCCCCCGCTCCATGCACGCCTCGTAGAGGCGTCGGAAGACCGGGACCATCTCCTCGGTCTTCGGAGGCGGAAGGGACTTGTAGTCCGTGCCGGCCAGAGGCCGGAACACGCACACGGTCGGGATCGCCCCGACCTTCGTGATCCAATCGATCGCGCGGATGGAGTCCTCGGGGGGTTCGAGGCCCGCGATGATCTCGCCGTTCGTGACCCACGGCTCGAAGCCCCGTCCCGCC
This portion of the Terriglobia bacterium genome encodes:
- a CDS encoding Rne/Rng family ribonuclease; this encodes MSKVMLVNVTHVEESRVAILEDGVLAQYEIETINRTNIKGNIHNAVVENVHPSLEAAFLKLSSDLKGFLPLDEVNFKLLPSRGDSRARGRIGQHLHPGQRLLVQVVREPFAGKPPTVTTYFSLPGRYLVLMPGVDSAGVSRKIEDASQRDQLRKLVDELKPPEGFGLIVRTAGLGQTKVELQRDLRYLLRLWESIQRASKATDFPGLVYRERDLVIRTIRDYFTPEIGEVWIDSPETYERALEFVRDVMPGKAKIVKLHSGDRPLFSKFNLEDQIESIYKRRLPLKSGGEIVIDGTEALTAIDVNSARSNRQGDAEENALATNLEAAAEIGRQFRLRDLGGLVVVDYIDMVATRNQKKVEKAMRDAMRTDRAKYDITRISKLGLMEIARQRIKGEKLGASYATCPACEGFGLIKNIEPAGLAALRKLQARCLRGDFGRMRMALPPDVASWILNNKREDLVQLEKRHGIRRTPSLSRCRAACTRLLLAPRST